In Vulpes lagopus strain Blue_001 chromosome 4, ASM1834538v1, whole genome shotgun sequence, the DNA window CCTTATGTATGGGCATGTGTGAGCATGTGGCCCATGTTGGCTTTTTGAGTGTGTTGGTGTTGGGGAGGGTCTGGGGAATCATAGAATAACAGTCTAGAATgtgattttcatatatatatatataaatgtatatatatattcagatatatatatatatctttggcacatattttcaaaaatatgcaaaatggcATGGCATTCTAGAATCTGTTTCAATAGATTTCGGTCACCACTCTgctaaaaaaaagtataatgaatGGAACTTAAGGTTCAAATCCAATTATGAGATGCTTATTACATTAAAGCATGATCTGTTTATATAAAACAGAAGATATTGCATTTTTCCCTGAGCATTTTTCTTAAATCAGTTAAAAATAGTCACTCACTCTTTTTGGGTCAGACATGAGTGGGTTTCATATGGATGTCATGGGGAATTTCTGGGAGGCGGAAAAATGGGACAGAGAAGTGATTTGGCACTTTGGGAGGGGTGGTTAAATAGGAGTGATGTTACTGCCCCCAGTGGTTCTGTATTctaaagttctattttttaataacttctatacacacttgcacacaggcgtgcatatatacacatacatacacacatgtattttctctatataacatttaacatataatttatatctttGGTATCCAGTTTTTATCCCTCAATACCATGTCaggaacatttttccatattgcaaaataatgttgaaaacaCCGTTGTTAGCATACATGGAGCATTCTGTGGCATGCTGAAGGCTCAGGTCATTCTAAAACTTCGCTGCTGTAATTGGGGCTGTCATAAACACCCTTCCACAGAACTCTGGGACAGACCTCTGAGACAGACCTCTGAGTTTAGCAGAGGGGGAGTTTCTGCAGCCAGGGCCTGAGAATCATTAAACAACCAATTCATATGCTAAGGTGGCCTACAAAGGAGTAGTACTGCTAATcctcaggctctgggctctggtTTGCAGGAGCCCAGAAGCTCAGAGGCTTCTCAGATTCCCTTCCTCTGCTATGGCAAACCACCCTTCATTTAAAGCAGCTGCTTGGGAATTTGAGGCCTGTGAAGGTcatctctgcttgtgctcttggcCTGGGTGTGAGCCGGGAGGCAGGGCCTAAGCCATTCtgctgggagaggagagagaggatggtGTAAGGACAGAATCAACGTGCTTCGCGGCTGAAGAGGCCTCCTCCTCGTTAGTAAAGAAATCCAAGAGCAGAATGTGGCTTTCTTCTAATTAATAGAAATTCACAGAGCGTGGGCCTGAGATACACAGGCCGGGCGCTGTCAAGAACAGATGGGTGCTCCGGATGGTTTCATGAAATCCAGCTCTAAGACTTGCAAAACAAGTTGGCCTTTCTGGGAAGTTTGGTGTCTTCACTGCATCCCCTCCCCAGTGACTTAGATGAAGAGTTCGCCCCAAAGATCCTAAGAGAGTACCCCCAGTACATTTCTAAAGAGAATGAACATATGGGATGAgggccagccctgcctgcctcATGGGACCACCCAATGGTCTTGTGAACGGCCCTATAATCCACTTGCTCCCAAACACGCATGATTGGCACAGGCTCCGGCCACACGCTCCACCTGGGCTGAGAGACATGGTGCATATGGACCTCAGGGAATTCTATCTGGTGGGGAACATTGACAGAGAAATAGGCAGCTCGGCACAGCATGGTGAGGGGAAGCTGGAAGGCGCTAAACCAGACATCCATGGCCATGGGGGTGGTGGGTGGCAAATGTATCACAACTGCTCTCTGGGCTGGTGGATGGGCACCGGAATCTGTACCATTTGCTGATTCCCATGGTGTAAATGTTCTCACCATGATCAATGACAAACTATGGAAATGGCGTCACATCTCTGCACTGAGCCCATCCAGCAAGACTGGGAGGAGCTGCCCTGCAAAAGGAGACCCCAAGGATGAGCTGCAGTTCCCAGGAGAACACTGGGGTAGAGGGGGAGCAGAGCAAGGATGCCAATGGGTGGAGGAGGGTGGGACGTAAACAGCAATAGCTAAGGCTCCCTAGGCCTGGATTAGAATTCACCAGACGGAATTGGGATGGATTTCACATCATGTacaaaaggaagagacagaaggaTTTTAAGTAAAATAGCAACATGATCAAGTTTGTGACTTGGGATGATGGAAAGGGGAAGCTTTCTTGTTTCTGCCTCCTGTCATCAACAAACCTCATTTCTTTGAACCCTGGTTTTTATCTGGAATCCTCCCTTCTTTTAGTTCCAAATTCCTCCACTCTGGCTTCATACCTTGGCATCATCCCTTGACTGTAAAGTTGTTTTGACTGttcctctgcacccccctccagCCCTTTTCCTCACAGGAGACAGTGatctttttacaaaagaaattgaaCCATGTTGTTCTCCTATTTAAAAGCCCCCTTGCTGCATTTAGATGGGGTCATAACTGGGACTTACAGGCCATCTGAGCCCTACCTCATCTCACAACATACCCTACCCTTGCCCATGTGATCCCAACACACTGgctactttctatttttccaacaAACCAGGCTCAGGACCTGGCCAtgtgcttccctctctgcctgaaAAGTTCTTCATccaccacccccttcccaccTTGAAATGCTCAGTTCAGTATTCCTCTCCTCAGAGTCCAGTTTCTACTAGGTCTGACTAGCTGAGATTGGACAATAATAAAATATGGAGAAATGCACAATTCTTTGCAAACACTGAATGGCAGCCAAGGCAGGGCCACAGTCCTTGAGGAAAAGAATGCACATCAAGTTGAGCTCCATATTCTTCCTCGATTTCTCTCTGGAGCATTTTCCCAAACCATGGGTCAGAAGTGGAACCCAAGCTGAGAGTGGTGTTCCTGCTAGATGGGGTACTCAAAGGCTGGAATTCAGAGGTGCTCTGATATCTGGGTCTGTGGAACAAAATaacagaaaggagagagccaGGTACTGCCCTAGAAATGCCCCTTGGGTCCTTGGCTGAGTCCTAAGCTGGGCAGCACAGTGCAGGACTCGGAGTCCTAAGCGAAGAGAAGCTGGCCTGCCTATTGCTGAAGAGACTTCAGAGGTCACCCACTGCTGCCAAGATGGCAGATTTCTGGCTGAGCCCAAATTGGGTATCCTCAGTGAATGCTCAGGGGAGTCAACCACTGTCATGGAAAGGCCATGCCCTGGAAGCAAGGTCCACACTTTAGGAGGAAAATCAGACTCTAGGACTAGGCCAAAACTAACATATCCCTGCACAGGAATGACACCATCTGCTGATTATTCCACCACCTGCCAGAACAAAAGGCACTCAGCATTCTCTGGTGGAGATAATAACCAGGAGTCTCTGCAACATATCTACATGATGTCcaacatagaattttttttttaattactggaCATGTGAAGAAGCTGGAAAATGGGACTTaaccaagaaataaaacagcCAATAAAAACAGACCCAGGGATAATACAGATATTGGCATTAGCAGACAAGACCTTCAAAATAAcactgattatatatttttaaaaatataggaaagatCGACAAAGTGAGTGAAAAGACAGAGTATTTCAATAAAGAATCTGAATCTCTTAGAAAGGATAAAATGGATATTCTAGAGTCacaaaagataacaaatgaaATTCAGAACTCATTGGATGGAATTATCAGCAGATAAGACAACAGAACAGAAGTGAACTAAACAACAGGTTGATAGACAATTCAAACTAAtgcacaaagatgaaaaaaaggagaaaaaagtttcaaaagaaaCTTTTGGGATATAATCAAAAAGTCTAGATTctaggaaacaagagaaaaataggacagaacaaaatatctgaataaataatgacaaaaaattcTCCAAATATGATACAAGACTTGAATATACAATTTTAAGAAGCTCAGAAAAATCCAAGCAGgatcaatagaaataaaatcacaccAGGCACATCACAGTCAAATTGCCAAAAACCAAAGATAAGAAGGAAATCTTGAAAGCAGTCAGAGATAAAATAACATACttatttcatgaaaacaaaaccaaacaaaaaaatcatgataaaaacAACCAATTTTGAACAGAAACTATGGGAGCCAGAAGGTAAACGCAATGAGATCTGCAAAGTGCCAAAAGAGGGGGAAATACCTGCCTACCTAAAATTCTGAATCTAGccgggggaaaaaaatctaataaaaatagaagttgaagtttgttttcataaaaagaaatatgagagaattcatcaccagcagaTCCTTACTATGAGAAATGGCAAAGCtctttaggcagaaggaaaacagaTCCCCAGGGGTGGGAGCAAGAATGCACAGCTCAGGAGCATGAGGGGATCTGGATAAATGCAGAAGATCATTCTTGTTTGGAATAACAATAGTAACAATGCCTTACGAAGTTTATCATATATAGATGTAATATGTATGACaaagatgaggaaaagaagaaagagtgaggataaactattaaaatttttgcattatttattaataattattaatgtatTTGGAATTTCCATATTACATGGTAAAAGCACTAATTTAAggtacatttaaataattaataggtACATTTTGAAATCTCTAGGGTAAGCACTGAGGGAATGATACTAAAATGTATAGCAGAATGAGCTAATGGAGCAGAAAAaggaataatagaaaatatttattaataccaaaaacaaaggcaagaaaggagaaatagaacagaacaaagaaaacatatagtAAGAAGGGAGACAAGCACTTATTCTATCATCACGCGTACAAAATGTACATGAACCAAACACCTCAACTGCAAAGCAGAGGTTGTAAAATTCAGCCAAGTAAACCAACCACATGCTGTTTCAAAGAAACACTCTTTCAATATAAAGATGCCCATAAGTTGAACGCAAAAGGGTAGATGGTATAAAAGAAGTTGGATTCCATGAAAACACAAAGGGAACAAAACTGGTGTGATCACTTCAATATCAGACAAAGTGCAATCTGGGCAAGAAGCGTGAGAGGTAATGAGGGACTTTTCATCACGATCAAAGAGTCAAGTCAGTAAAACATAATTGTAAGTCTGCATGTGTCTCATAAATAACTTCCAGATACATGAATCAAAAGTAACAtaaccaaaagaagaaatacacaaatgCACACTCAGAGATTGTAAACATATCTGGGTAAAGAACAACGTGAATAGATGGCCTGTTGGTAAAGATACAGAAGATCTGATCGGCACAATTAACCAGCTTGGCCCAATCCCCATACTCAACAACGGCCAACTATTTATTCTTTACAAGGACCTGCAGGATATTTACCCAAATAGACCATAACCTGGTCAATAGAACaaatctcacatttaaaaaaaattaaaatagcatagTATACGTTTTCTGACAACAGTGAAATAAAACTACAAATCAGAAACAAAACGAGAACTACAAAATTTGGCAGGTGCTTGGAAATTCAGCAACACACTTCCACGTAACCCATGGGCAAGGAGAGACACACAAATGGAAACTGGAAAGTCCTTTGAAGTGAACGGACATAAAAGCACAACACATCAAAATGTGCGGGACGTAGTTGAAACTGCTCAGAGAGAAATGCGTAGATGGGAGCGCACAGATCACAAAAGAAGAACAGCTCAACATCAATGATTTAAGCTTCCAACACgagaagcaagaaaaaaggaCAGCCAACCAAAAAGTGAGTGAAAGAAAGCGAACAATGAAGGTATAAACAGAATCCAGGGAAATAAAATACAGACATACAATGAGGAAAATTGACAAAACCCAAAGAGATCCTCTGAAGCGATTGATAAAATTGCTACCcgggagagggaaagaatgaacATGAGTGGACTCTAAATGTCTTAGAGGACTCTAAATGTCTTTCAGACATGCAAGACCCCGTGAGAATATCACGAACATTTCATCCTGGGATTCCTGAACATCGGGTACCCTCCACACGTGTGACAGTGACGCAGGAAACCCCGTGTCTTGGCCAAATCACAGATGTGCTAAGTGCAGAGCTGGCTTCGACCTCCAATTACATCCTAAGGTCCTTGCTCTTTCCATTGTCCCTTTCGAGACCCAATGTGGAGTTTAATTGAGGTGTTGGCCAACCTACTGTGTCATCATATTGAAATACATAAATGTGCCAAGTCAACACGTAGTACACCTTAGGCttatacaatgttacatgtcagtAATATCTTTCAAAGGGGGCGGAGAGagtgagagtaagagagagagagagagagagagagagagatgcaatgCGCAGAATTAGGACCTGGACTGCTTGATAAACCCCTGGATCTGAAAACACGAGCTCTGATCTTGCAGCATCAACACCACCCGGACCGTAGTCCCACCTGATACCCATGGGAACAAGCTAAGAGGAGGGGCAGGTTTGCATCTCAGGTTGTGGGCAGGAAGGGACGGCCCAGGTGGCCgtgccagccccctccctcctgccacatGACTGCCTCTTACTTAGTGGGGATGATGACGGACCTCCTCCAAGGGCTGCCGGAGGAAGGAGGAAAGCGGGTGGTCAGCACTCTAGAAAGCTAGCGAGATGCCGAGTAAGCCGCTCTGTGTGATGAGCCTACCTGGGGGCCATGGCTCAGGGCCCTCGGAGCTCGCCCTGGGTCTGTAGGGCACCGTGgtctcttctcctcctctcccaaaTGTGCTTCCTTTGCTCCTGCTCCACTGATGCTTCCGTGCGGGGCACAGGACACTTCGGCGCTTCCCCAGACCAAGGACGGAGCTGCACAGTTGGCATCGTATCTGGAATTCTCCGTGCCTAAGGCAGGCCCCATCCACCGGCCGGCCACACCTGATTTCGCCACCAAGGGCGGCCCGTGGGCTCTTGCAGTCAATTGCCCGGAAAGTGGAGTCACCTGCACCCCCCTCTCCACAGCGTTCCCCTTGTCCCCGAGCATCTTGCCTTCCCCCTGCAGACCCTCCTCTGCTCCTACCGAGTGCCCCACGGCTGTGCTCACCCCCAACGTGACCTCCGTCTCCAGGACACAGACCCTGCGCAGAAGGTGGGCATGTTCCCCCCTGAAGGCCCGGACCGAGTCTTCTATCCCCAGCACCACGCCCTTCATCAGCTCTTCCTGGCTGACCCCGAGCTCCGAGATCAGCGCCTTGAGCTCCCGGTTTTCCAGCGTGACGTGCTCCATCACACCTTTGGATTTTCTGACGCTCTCCAGTGCGGCTTTCTGGAGCTGGGCCAGGTGCCCTTTCAGCTTCTCGTTCTCCTCTTCGAGCTCAGAAATCTTGCCGTAACTTTTCACATTGCAGTCTTCCAGGTCAGAGATGACCCGCCAACTTTGGTCGAGCTCCCCCTTAAAGTCAGTGATGTCCCCTAACAGCATGCTGTTTTCCCGTTCGAGTGTGGCTATCCTTGTCACATTCCTGTCCCTCTCTTCTTCGAGGACGCACAGTTTTCTATGGCATCTCTCTCGGTCAGCCCGAAGCTCAGCGTTGTCACGTAAAAattggcttctctctttcttcagtccaGAAATGAGCTGATGAaacctcctcctctgtctctcaaaggCTCTCGGTGCCTGGTTCCGGCCCAGCTCCGAGGGCCACTCTGGGCCTGGACTCACGTGATCCAAATCGGTCACCATCCCTGGAAGGCCCGCGCTGGCTCCCACGGCCCCCATCTCTCCTGGTCTACCCCCTGCTCTAGTCTCCCCGGGTTTGACTTCCCTGGCCAAACGCATCTCCAAGCCCTGGTTGTCCAAACCCTGCAGGGAGTAAGCGTTCCCCTGGCAGCCGTGCCATTTCAGAGCCACGCTCCTGCTCTCTCCCGCCAGCCTGGAGGCTTGCTGCCACGGTCCCCCGCCCCCAAGCTCCAGGATGGAGAGTTGCTGGAAACAAGCTTCCATCTCCTTTTCAAATTCATCTATTCTGAGCTCAGAACCGCCAGATCCTTTGCTCAGCACCCATGGGCTACTGATGGGCTCGGTCCCCTTGGGTGAAAAGGCCAATCTGGGGGACAGTGTCAGAcctccctctgctgctgggaAGAGTGTATCGCGGCCTGCACATTCCATGGGACCAGGTTCCTCCGGGATGTCACTGTGGCCCAGACTGTACCCTTCTAGAGGccatgcctcctcctccttctcttcttgccCTTCATCCCCAGGGCTTTCCTCTTGCAGATGCAGAGCATTTCCAGACCACACAAGAGTTTCTTCCTTGGCCAGCCCTGCAAGGAGCTGAGCACCTGCTGGAGACGGCCTCTGGGCACCAAGGGCCCTGGCTGTGGggtgctctttctccttctccttctcctctgatgaaagccctccctccctccccctcccactcagGGCTGTGGGTCCCTCGGTTGACATTGAGGCCTCCTCCTGCAGAAGAGGCAGTGGGGACTGTGGCCCGGGCccggggcaggaggcagaggcctgGGTTTCTAAAGCCCCGTTCTCGATCAGCACGCCCTCTGGGGCTCCAACGCCAGCCCAAAAGCTCGggttttctctgctttcctgacTTAGCTTACTCTTGCCACCGAGGTCTTCCTCCTTCCCGCCCGCAGCCTTCCTCACCCCCTGCTCCTCGGTTCTCCATTCtggtcctcctccctccttccaagGGTCTTTTAGATCTCTGGGCCCTCTCCTGGGAAATCGCTGACTTGAAGTCTGTGGGGACTCCTGGCAGAGTGAGGCTTTGTGGCTCTTTTCCCAGTGACGATCTCGACCGGGTTGTCCTAAGGCTCTGGGAGCAGGCGACGGCCTGGCATCCAGCACCTGCTCCATTTGGGATTCTTGTGGCGAAGTCTCTTggagcagcagtggcagcagcagggaATGCGGGTCCCCGGCTGGCCCCCAGGGAGGGAGTGTGGACGTCTGCACCAGGAGAAAGGATCCCTGGGCCTGGGTGGCTGCTAGCCTCTGCTCTGAAATCCAGGCCAGCTCCACGGGAAGGAGTGAGCTGTCCCTGTACTGTCCAGAGGGGCAGCCACAGATGAGGAGGAGAGCCTGTTCATCCATGCTGGGTTCAGCTGGAGTCGGCTAAGGACGGGAACAGAAGGGAAGATATGAAGCAGCCCCTTCCTCCACTTAGCCCCacacctctctgacctcatctcctgaTGCTCCCTCACCCAGCCATATAGGCCTCCCCAACATGCCGAGCCTGAtaccaccccagggcctttgcacctgctcttccctctacccAGAATATCCTTCCCCAGATCCCTTCATGGCTCACTCCCCATCCATTCACATCTCCGCTCAGATATTACTTCCTCAAGAAGCCCCCTGACCATGTCACTGCACTGATTGTATCCCCTTTACTgtgcccccaccctcctctcatATCCTCTGCATATCTGTGTGTGCACAGATATGTGATAGGACAGCTGGGCCTGGACATGCGGTTGTGGGCTCCCCACCTGCCCACTCCCCATCTAGGTCTCAGGGTGTTACATTCAGTCTTCCCAAGTCTCCTTCTCAGTTATTTCTAGAATGTCCTTCCAAACACTTCTGCAGCCCCTTCTCCCACTTTCCACACGCAGTAGGGCTGATCAGACCTGGCTGGCACCCTGGGCGTGCAGAAAGCCTCTGGCCTCACCCGTCCATGGTCAGATCCTGTGACGTCTTCCAGGGACCCGTCTCTGGTCTCCAGGCCTGGCATCACAACCAAAGGGCCTTGTCCTGCTCCAACGCAGCCCCAGGAGCAGCACCCCTCAGAGGGCTGGCCTGGGAGGCAAGAGGACCCCAGCAGTTAAAGAGACCCTCCTAGCAGTTTTGTCACAACTGCCACTAGCGACTAAGCCACCTGCTCTTGGGATGACCTGGCGCTGCTCACTGACTCAAGTCCTTTGAGCCAAAGGTGGCCTGATGATCACCACCACCTGCCGGGgaaggaaaccaaggcttggaGATGGGAATGACTGTTGACAAGCAGCAGATTGGGTCTGGAAGCCACCTTGGCTGACCACGAAGCTCATGCAGGTGACAAAACCCATGATACCTCCATCAACCCGGGCACCCTCATGGCCACACAGGGTCATAATCCCCTGCTCCCAACCCCACAAGGCTGGCATGCAGATAAAGGAGCTGGGCCTCGGCTTCACCACCAGACAggctcctccttcttctctgagGACAAATTTGACCATTGATTTGCCAGCTCTGCTCCCCAGAAATAGGAATGAAGGGGATGGCAGCTGTGTGGGTCAGTGGCACCCCTGGGTATAAATAACCCTTCATCTGTAACCCCATCTGGCCTTGGAAGACTGCAAATAACCACAGTGGGACATGGTGGCTTTGAGGCTCCCCAAGTGCAGTGGCTTTGCAGCAGGGCATTTAGAAGCCCAGTCTGAGACTGTGATTAGAGACATTGGTCCCCATTAGGGACAAGTTGGGGACAAGGGGCTCCTTAGCCTAGCAGCTCCCAGACCTTGCACCTATTTTACATCTGAGCTGTCAAGTGGTCGGCTGGTGATAGGAGAGTCATTTCATGGTCTCCTGCAAAGACTCCTCCTGAGACCCCTCCTCCTGAGACACCTGCTGCCCGGTGCTGGCACCAGCGTCGCCTAGCCAGCCCCCTCCTGAAGGCTGAAGGAGTGAGCCTAAATGTCTGGTTGAGCCCAAGTCAAGGACGTTGTCCTGGACATCGCAGACTCTAATCCCACCTCTTCTGGCTGTGTGACATCAAGCAAGCAACactacctctctgagcttcagcttcctgTCTGTAGAGCAGTAACCCCCCAACCCCGGACACACTGGCACATCCTAGGGGAGCTGGCCCATCAGCGGGCGATCCTACAGGCACCCCACATACCTGCTGAGCCTCTCGGTCCAGGGGCGCTGGTGGAGCCCAGGGTGGCCTGCAGATCTTGCCTTTTGGGAGCATCTGGTGCATCCTCCCTGGGCAGGGACAGTGGTTCATCCTGGATTTGGCTCAGAGTGACCTTGaggaagacacaggaggagagctGTGAGTGTCCCCACAGTGGGAGGGGTCCCTCCAAGGCCATCCCAGGGACTCCAGCGGGGACCCAGGTCCCTGCCCCTGCTGAGGAGAGCAGAGGGCACGTGGCCCACCCCCCTGGCCTTGTGCTCCGGGTCCCGAGGACCAAACCCCCTCCTGCTAGCAGACAGCCAGGTGCGGCAGAGGAGCTTGTCTGTCCAGCCAAGATGCCTCTGTCCCCCCACTCCCCGAGCAGCACCAAAGTCTCCCAGGCCCCTCTCCTTCCCGTGCAAAAGGTTTCTCTGCGTCCCACACAGCAGGGGCAGGCACCTGCCCAGGGGCTCTGGGCGGACCCGTCCTTCAACTGTCAACCAGTCCCAGATGCTGCAACTAGGTGTCCCTGGGCAGCACCCTCACCCCTCAGCCTCTCCCAAAAGGCAAGCTGAGTGTGCAGGGAGGAGCTTCCCGAGCCAGCATCACCCTGCAGGGCAGTATTTAGAGAGAGCCCAGCTCTGaccccccaccgcccgccccgTCCACAAGGGGGGGGACAAGTCCCCTCCAGCTTTCCACTGTCCCCTCGCTACTTCTAGCCAGGTTCAGATGGATGCTTTTTGCTTCCCCCGCTGCCTCCCCCACTAGACCACGAGTCCTTTGAGCCGTCAACTTGGCTTCCCTGGTCTGCACCCCCACCTGAGTCTGCCACACCGTAGGTGtgtaataaatgtttgatagataCATATAGGCAGAACCGGCAGAAAGATGGGTGCTCAGCACCTATTCAGCAAGCACTTATTAGGCTCCGACTGTGTCAGATGCTATTCTAGGTGAAGGGGAAGCATGAGTGAACAGATAACACCGGTCCCTTTGTCACTGCCCCCCAGGTCCTCACCTGCTCTCAGCAGAGCCCTGCATGGACTCCCAGCTGGGCCTCCCTCTTCGCCCCCCCACATCCTGCTCACAGTGCCAGGGAGCCCCCCCTCCTCCGGCACCCACTCTCCCACCTACAGGGTCTCCCTTGTAAGGATGAGTTCAGGGTTGCGGTCAGGTGCAGTAGGACCATCCACCAGCTGTCAGGGGTGCCCCCGATGCTCCTCACTCTGGTTTCTGCTCATGGCAGCAGCCTCCCTGCCCGTCCTGACCCTGGTTCTCGCCTGCCTCTGCACCTCCGCAtatgctcttccttctgcctggctGCCACGTCTTCCTAGGAAGGATGTGGGTGGCCTgcacctctctctgccccctcccttccaccccacccccagcatgaGAGCAATCCCCCTGAAACAGAAATAGGAACAGACTGTTGCCTTGTCTCCAACTTTCCTTGCTTCCCACTGTGCAGAAAGAGAAAACCCCTGCCCAGCGGTGCTGCCCCCACCCTCATTCTGCTCCTTAAGGGCACCCGGCTCCTGCCCTGTGTCAGAGCCCCACACCCCCAGAGCCTGCTGCcggcctctccttctgctcctctgcccAGCCGACCTGCTCCCCTCTGGGCTCAGCCTCAGCAAGGCCTTCCCTGGCTGCCCCCACGTTAAGTCCATTCCCTCCTCAAGCATCTCCCCCTCATACTCTGAGTTTGGGACCTCCCGCTGTCTGTGGGCTGGTTCATGGCACATCCAGCATCCTCACAGACCAGGATTCCCACCCCTGGCTGCACCTTAGAACCACCCAGAGGCTTTTAACAGTCATGATGCAGGACCTCAGCTCAAAGCAACGGAagccaggggcgcctgggcacCAGCATCGCACCATGGGTGCCGGGCCGcccagccacccagctgcctcttGCCTTTCTCCACCTGCCTCCCGCCTGAGCAGGGGGGCTGAAGGTCACGGCTGGAAAgaggtgagagagacagagagagagagagagacagagagacagagagacaca includes these proteins:
- the C4H4orf50 gene encoding uncharacterized protein C4orf50 homolog, translated to MEPTAKGRTEKNFSYVVRAPSSDGFDVMNVDVKIDTSWVFQDVEDSGGEQEARSPGVDPGTLRKQLESSEQKLLAAVDKYVMSESGLRSRIQELELSERQLLHKVDQLSARVKQEQSAAVRAQEKLQALQGELASQVLEKERAARRQRWRLRRLRERLRRRDEALGRQAEALERCRRTQRRQLGLAREQERGLREQVRRLERDVRRLCRAAGLLLAELDAPAPGSPCPPGPAGARGVSGEAAELRALQAERERERERERERERAEAARRLRGQRDTERRLRGQLEDLRCCIYELKLSEIGLQGQVEDLAQQNQSLRQALGARAPGESARSPAAAGHCSPVTLSQIQDEPLSLPREDAPDAPKRQDLQATLGSTSAPGPRGSAGQPSEGCCSWGCVGAGQGPLVVMPGLETRDGSLEDVTGSDHGRPTPAEPSMDEQALLLICGCPSGQYRDSSLLPVELAWISEQRLAATQAQGSFLLVQTSTLPPWGPAGDPHSLLLPLLLQETSPQESQMEQVLDARPSPAPRALGQPGRDRHWEKSHKASLCQESPQTSSQRFPRRGPRDLKDPWKEGGGPEWRTEEQGVRKAAGGKEEDLGGKSKLSQESRENPSFWAGVGAPEGVLIENGALETQASASCPGPGPQSPLPLLQEEASMSTEGPTALRLAKEETLVWSGNALHLQEESPGDEGQEEKEEEAWPLEGYSLGHSDIPEEPGPMECAGRDTLFPAAEGGLTLSPRLAFSPKGTEPISSPWVLSKGSGGSELRIDEFEKEMEACFQQLSILELGGGGPWQQASRLAGESRSVALKWHGCQGNAYSLQGLDNQGLEMRLAREVKPGETRAGGRPGEMGAVGASAGLPGMVTDLDHVSPGPEWPSELGRNQAPRAFERQRRRFHQLISGLKKERSQFLRDNAELRADRERCHRKLCVLEEERDRNVTRIATLERENSMLLGDITDFKGELDQSWRVISDLEDCNVKSYGKISELEEENEKLKGHLAQLQKAALESVRKSKGVMEHVTLENRELKALISELGVSQEELMKGVVLGIEDSVRAFRGEHAHLLRRVCVLETEVTLGVSTAVGHSVGAEEGLQGEGKMLGDKGNAVERGVQVTPLSGQLTARAHGPPLVAKSGVAGRWMGPALGTENSRYDANCAAPSLVWGSAEVSCAPHGSISGAGAKEAHLGEEEKRPRCPTDPGRAPRALSHGPQLQDLEADTPREDLRLQVQQLRHQGLTLQCQLRDLTSAYREATCLRDQLKSELHELRKKQHEANFAVAPLKAKLASLVQKCRERNHLITHLLQELRRHGLANHLLSETAQSMVDDVALAEYAATFLAPGLPQTSHHLDVESEKAGVVGAQKSLLNLKMDSVSIQRPLHSESRPAPEAEWPAQMARLDSPKLPLPSGLMPAPGACPATATVETALSAQSWQEEGGPSCPILLRGDGLPPPPELLSPARILALHKELRQSICSNSQVNKSPLEL